A portion of the Lysinibacillus timonensis genome contains these proteins:
- a CDS encoding zinc-binding dehydrogenase has translation MEEVKAIIQNEFGDANVLTYTDIDVSTIGNNEVLIKGAYTSVNYADIKKRIGNKGKGNFPLMLGLDVAGTVVEVSPNSIFSVGDRVIAFPKNGSYAEYVVANEKLVFKIPDTLPFDLAAAMPTVSILSYILLHEVGQVKSSDTIVIHSAAGGVGSVLVQLAKKVGIHKIIATVGSLEKVSYVKQLGADVVCTYETFTENVLKETNHLGANIIFDSVAGDVTSKSMDCLANYGTLVQFGNSSGRVGTITTSDVHSSCRNIKGFSLGTTRELDPDRIKPVAEKVIELFAKKEISLPIAQVFTLSEAAKAHQLIESRHYKGKVLIKI, from the coding sequence ATGGAAGAAGTGAAAGCTATTATTCAAAATGAATTTGGCGATGCGAACGTACTTACTTACACGGATATTGATGTATCAACGATTGGCAATAACGAGGTTTTAATTAAAGGAGCATACACCAGTGTTAATTATGCAGATATTAAAAAGCGTATAGGGAATAAGGGGAAAGGGAACTTCCCTCTAATGCTAGGATTAGATGTGGCAGGTACGGTGGTAGAGGTATCACCTAATTCTATCTTTTCCGTAGGGGATAGAGTTATTGCTTTTCCAAAGAACGGTTCCTACGCGGAGTATGTTGTTGCTAACGAAAAATTAGTTTTTAAAATACCAGACACCTTACCATTTGACCTAGCAGCGGCAATGCCAACAGTTTCGATTTTATCGTATATTCTTCTCCATGAAGTTGGGCAAGTGAAAAGTTCAGACACCATTGTTATACATAGTGCTGCTGGTGGTGTAGGATCAGTCTTGGTTCAACTGGCCAAAAAAGTGGGTATCCATAAAATTATTGCCACGGTCGGATCGTTGGAAAAAGTGTCGTATGTTAAGCAATTGGGTGCTGATGTTGTATGCACTTATGAAACGTTTACAGAGAATGTGTTAAAGGAGACGAATCATTTAGGGGCTAATATAATTTTTGATTCGGTAGCTGGAGACGTCACTAGTAAAAGTATGGATTGCTTAGCCAATTATGGTACGCTCGTTCAATTTGGAAATAGTAGTGGTAGAGTAGGTACAATTACAACAAGTGATGTTCATAGTAGCTGTCGGAATATAAAAGGGTTTAGCTTAGGCACAACGAGAGAACTAGATCCAGATCGAATAAAGCCTGTTGCGGAAAAAGTAATTGAACTATTTGCAAAGAAGGAAATTTCTCTCCCAATAGCTCAAGTGTTTACACTAAGTGAAGCTGCAAAGGCACATCAACTCATTGAAAGTCGTCATTATAAGGGGAAAGTTTTAATTAAAATATAA
- the alr gene encoding alanine racemase: MRKYQMSRFCWLEINLDNLRDNFMQFRQMVGHDVKIMPAIKANAYGHGIVACGKVLEECGANYLGVGSVDEGILLRENGVKMPILIFASNLVQETANLYAEYQLIPTILSVEAAKAFSDVVSKPSDIFIKIDTGRGRLGVNAEVFANLYREVSKLPNLHVEGVYSHMGAVNWPDLGPDYAMWQFSRFKSALDALGKDAEKIPFSQLANTPGSIALPEIRMSGVCPGRAMWGYSPLAQRETHPDLKAPLVSWKSRLVHVNEVIGGKFGENHASVQLEEPKRIGIMAGGLGDGISPKLAGGYVLLHGRKCPVASTLSLEHTILDLTDFPEAQVGDEIVILGRQGEEEITLEQRIKEWECSVPQIWTNISPHLDRLYYRDGRLWAVAKNERFIRIEQ, translated from the coding sequence ATGCGAAAATATCAGATGAGCAGGTTTTGCTGGCTTGAAATCAATTTAGACAATCTAAGAGATAACTTCATGCAATTTCGGCAAATGGTCGGTCATGATGTGAAAATTATGCCTGCCATCAAGGCGAATGCATACGGACATGGTATTGTGGCATGTGGAAAAGTACTAGAAGAATGTGGTGCGAATTACCTTGGGGTGGGTAGTGTCGATGAAGGAATCCTTTTAAGAGAAAACGGTGTGAAGATGCCGATTCTAATCTTTGCTAGCAACCTAGTTCAAGAGACTGCTAACCTTTACGCGGAATATCAACTGATTCCAACTATTCTATCCGTGGAAGCTGCGAAAGCATTTTCGGATGTTGTTTCTAAGCCGTCTGATATCTTCATAAAAATCGATACTGGACGAGGGCGACTTGGTGTGAATGCTGAGGTATTTGCCAACCTGTACCGAGAAGTTTCCAAACTGCCTAATCTCCATGTTGAGGGCGTATATAGTCACATGGGTGCAGTAAACTGGCCGGATCTGGGTCCAGATTATGCAATGTGGCAGTTTTCTAGATTCAAGTCAGCTTTAGATGCGTTAGGAAAAGATGCTGAAAAGATACCGTTTAGTCAGCTGGCCAATACACCAGGTAGTATTGCACTTCCTGAAATCCGTATGAGTGGTGTTTGCCCCGGCCGTGCAATGTGGGGATATTCTCCGTTAGCCCAAAGAGAGACACATCCGGATTTAAAAGCGCCTCTTGTAAGCTGGAAAAGTCGCTTAGTTCATGTAAACGAAGTAATAGGCGGAAAATTTGGAGAAAATCACGCTTCAGTTCAATTGGAAGAGCCGAAAAGAATAGGAATTATGGCTGGCGGTTTGGGTGACGGAATTAGTCCAAAGCTTGCAGGCGGCTATGTTTTACTGCATGGCAGGAAATGTCCGGTGGCGAGCACGCTTTCGTTGGAACATACAATACTAGATCTTACGGATTTTCCAGAAGCTCAAGTGGGTGACGAGATTGTTATTCTGGGGCGTCAAGGAGAGGAAGAGATAACGCTAGAGCAGCGTATTAAAGAATGGGAGTGCTCTGTTCCGCAGATTTGGACCAATATTTCTCCCCACTTAGACCGTCTGTATTACCGTGATGGGAGACTGTGGGCCGTTGCAAAAAACGAACGGTTTATACGAATCGAACAATAA
- a CDS encoding conserved phage C-terminal domain-containing protein, with protein sequence MSKLLVNESYLILIPALATIFGLNEAIVLQQLHFRLQKSPLQYDGYTWYNQTYADWKKQFPFWSEITISRIFLNLEKKGVIISSIEYNRIKTYKTKYYRIDYEKLNRILEKKKIDCVGNPFALDLQLDMSNKQNRKLPTNQIERPLDINNGAYIKEERKKEKERKIIEKPHDVVDEVIEYLNTKANREFRSQNNSTRRLIHARLKDGYTLNDFKKVINLKVKQWINDKRMKLYLRPSTLFNPTNFENYLNETIVLTKQTTSTKQVIKPIVLDFSLGEED encoded by the coding sequence ATGAGTAAACTATTAGTCAATGAATCTTATTTAATTTTAATACCTGCGTTGGCAACGATTTTCGGTCTAAATGAAGCAATCGTATTACAGCAATTACATTTTCGTCTTCAAAAATCGCCGTTACAATATGACGGTTATACATGGTATAACCAAACCTACGCGGATTGGAAAAAACAATTTCCATTTTGGTCTGAAATAACCATCAGTCGAATTTTTCTAAACCTCGAAAAAAAGGGAGTAATTATTTCTTCGATTGAATATAACCGTATTAAAACATACAAAACGAAATACTACCGCATCGACTATGAAAAGCTCAATCGTATTCTTGAAAAAAAGAAGATAGATTGTGTAGGAAATCCATTTGCCCTTGACCTTCAACTTGATATGTCGAACAAACAAAATAGAAAGCTACCTACAAATCAAATTGAGAGACCCCTGGACATCAATAATGGGGCATATATAAAAGAAGAAAGAAAAAAAGAAAAAGAAAGAAAGATTATCGAAAAACCTCATGACGTTGTTGATGAAGTGATTGAATACTTAAATACAAAAGCAAATCGAGAATTTCGTAGTCAAAACAACTCAACAAGAAGATTAATACATGCAAGATTAAAAGATGGCTATACACTAAATGATTTTAAGAAAGTCATTAATTTAAAAGTAAAACAATGGATTAATGATAAACGAATGAAACTCTATTTACGACCTAGTACTCTTTTTAATCCTACTAACTTTGAAAACTATTTGAACGAAACGATTGTACTAACAAAACAAACAACATCAACCAAGCAAGTAATCAAACCTATCGTTTTAGATTTTTCTCTAGGTGAAGAGGACTAA
- a CDS encoding MazG nucleotide pyrophosphohydrolase domain-containing protein — translation MDVTEFQQWVKDYYERRGWSELDIFIRIGFLAEETGEVARAIRALEIGRDRPDEVSCTYEENKQALVEELGDVLGNITVIANKYNIPLEEVFQSHKEKLSERYSNV, via the coding sequence ATGGATGTTACAGAGTTTCAGCAATGGGTGAAGGATTATTATGAACGTAGAGGATGGTCTGAGCTAGATATTTTTATTCGAATTGGATTTTTAGCAGAGGAAACAGGTGAAGTTGCCCGAGCTATAAGAGCACTAGAGATAGGAAGGGATCGACCTGACGAAGTGTCGTGTACATACGAGGAAAATAAACAAGCGCTTGTTGAAGAATTAGGAGATGTATTAGGCAATATTACTGTAATTGCAAATAAGTATAATATTCCTTTAGAAGAAGTGTTTCAATCACATAAGGAAAAATTATCCGAACGTTATTCTAATGTGTAA
- a CDS encoding GNAT family N-acetyltransferase: MKIRKLNIDEQLPLELLLLADPSKDSIEEYVNRGECFVGEMEQKIVGVYVLLPTRPATVELVNVAVVEEKHGRGLGKQLVLHAVEVAKSKGFKTIEVGTGNSSIGQLALYQKCGFRIMGVDIDFFIRHYPEEIFENGIQCKDMIRLVQDL, translated from the coding sequence ATGAAGATTAGGAAACTAAACATAGATGAACAACTTCCACTGGAATTATTGTTATTGGCTGACCCATCAAAAGATAGTATTGAAGAATATGTGAATAGAGGAGAATGTTTTGTAGGAGAAATGGAACAGAAAATTGTTGGTGTTTATGTTTTACTTCCAACTCGACCTGCGACAGTTGAGTTAGTGAATGTAGCTGTTGTAGAAGAGAAACATGGTAGAGGTCTAGGGAAACAGTTAGTTTTACATGCAGTAGAAGTGGCCAAGTCGAAAGGTTTTAAAACTATTGAAGTTGGAACTGGAAATTCAAGTATAGGACAATTAGCTTTATATCAAAAATGTGGTTTTAGAATAATGGGTGTAGATATAGACTTTTTTATTAGACATTATCCAGAAGAAATTTTTGAGAATGGTATACAGTGTAAAGATATGATTCGTCTAGTTCAAGATTTATAG
- a CDS encoding S-layer homology domain-containing protein: MKKVPKIMTILGLTSGILLYLVGSVSANTVHYKDVNETDNYYNSVKYLLEQKAISRTLPNFRPYEHITRGQFASIFAKVLGDAIRPAALIFFDKFKDVPRNNQFHEYIIQLYSTGYMNGYGDGRFGINDPLTRGQMAGILIKVYNIPLISNDDYKESGGVESDIFDGTNFKGQWGRHIATLNYLNILGGFGDGNFKPNNSINRSQLANMLTKIHTKMEHADFIYDGELKYRLRTFGVSEGDISKTLSSIRNSESGTDVLKFVSEYDMNGLPNDETIMMHFEIYREGEVLFEDINAKLVTKREKNNWLIYFEKVENETGLIRENTTNQLTTPITDDN; this comes from the coding sequence ATGAAAAAAGTACCAAAGATAATGACAATACTTGGACTTACAAGTGGTATATTACTTTATTTAGTAGGAAGTGTCTCGGCAAATACAGTTCATTATAAAGACGTAAACGAAACAGATAATTACTATAACTCAGTTAAGTACCTATTAGAACAAAAAGCAATTAGCAGAACATTGCCAAACTTCAGACCATATGAACATATTACACGTGGTCAATTCGCTAGTATTTTCGCAAAAGTTTTAGGTGATGCTATTAGACCGGCAGCGCTAATTTTTTTTGATAAATTTAAGGACGTTCCGAGGAACAATCAATTTCACGAGTACATCATACAACTATATTCTACTGGTTACATGAATGGTTACGGTGATGGTCGATTCGGTATTAATGATCCTTTAACTCGTGGACAAATGGCCGGTATCCTGATTAAAGTTTATAATATTCCATTGATCAGCAATGATGACTACAAAGAAAGCGGTGGCGTTGAATCTGATATATTTGATGGCACTAACTTCAAGGGCCAATGGGGACGACATATTGCAACTTTAAATTATTTAAACATTTTAGGTGGTTTTGGCGATGGAAACTTTAAGCCTAACAATTCGATTAACCGTTCACAACTTGCGAATATGCTAACTAAAATCCATACAAAAATGGAACACGCTGATTTTATTTACGATGGAGAACTCAAATATCGACTTCGTACATTTGGCGTGTCAGAAGGAGATATTTCTAAAACATTATCATCCATTCGAAATAGCGAGTCTGGTACTGATGTATTAAAATTTGTTTCCGAATATGATATGAATGGTCTACCCAATGATGAGACAATCATGATGCATTTTGAAATCTATAGAGAGGGAGAAGTACTATTCGAAGATATAAATGCAAAACTTGTTACGAAGAGAGAAAAAAACAACTGGTTAATATACTTTGAAAAAGTTGAAAATGAAACAGGCCTAATAAGGGAAAATACTACTAACCAATTGACTACTCCGATAACTGACGATAACTGA
- a CDS encoding DUF4367 domain-containing protein gives MRRPFIFLFSLVVFLISMNGYPMISMGKEIQYNHNSKTISEIQSEVDFAILSPQRIPKDWTLDTKTSPWIMLHYMNSEDTKLMVSIHLRKGCKVPYDDSPYSQQVDINGNLGYFNEWVDSGEVDENGETITGGILYWAQDGTTVQMMSSRLSKEQMIDIARSMN, from the coding sequence ATGAGAAGACCGTTTATTTTTTTATTCAGTTTAGTAGTTTTCCTCATCTCGATGAACGGTTATCCCATGATCAGTATGGGGAAAGAAATCCAATATAATCACAATAGCAAAACTATATCCGAAATTCAGAGTGAGGTTGATTTTGCTATTTTAAGCCCCCAAAGGATTCCTAAAGATTGGACATTAGATACTAAAACATCCCCTTGGATTATGCTGCATTATATGAATAGCGAAGACACAAAGCTGATGGTCTCTATTCATTTAAGAAAAGGATGTAAAGTGCCTTATGACGATTCTCCATATAGTCAGCAAGTTGATATAAACGGAAACCTTGGTTATTTTAATGAATGGGTTGATAGTGGGGAAGTGGATGAAAATGGAGAAACCATTACTGGAGGCATCCTTTATTGGGCGCAAGATGGTACTACTGTACAAATGATGAGTTCCAGATTATCGAAAGAACAAATGATAGATATTGCGAGGTCTATGAACTAA
- a CDS encoding FAD-dependent monooxygenase, translating into MGFKGRIAIVGGGIGGLCTAIALQKAGIETNVYESSTEIKAVGAGLGIGNNAIKALAKLGLVDQVIDAGRKLEAMIIYDENGKQINKMDTKLISERFGTDNVSIHRAELHEILLRNLKENTVSCGKKCVDFFQDENVVRLTFEDGSEATADYVIAADGIHSVFRKKLIPNSFPRYAGYTCWRGVTEVNQSTLFQNVASETWGRVGRFGIVPLAGEKVYWFACVNAPQHDPKTAKFRKNDLHTLFKDYHFPIPELINLTNDEAIIHNDIIDIAPIKQFAFGKILLIGDAAHAMTPNMGQGASQAIEDAIILVSCVNKFPSIEDAYHHFEKLRVKRTAKITNMSRWIGHVAQSRNPIFIKIRNNSMRRVSPANQLKRLKFLYDIKLD; encoded by the coding sequence ATGGGGTTTAAAGGAAGAATTGCTATTGTTGGCGGGGGGATTGGAGGTTTATGTACGGCAATTGCTCTACAAAAAGCAGGAATTGAGACAAACGTATACGAAAGTTCAACAGAAATTAAGGCAGTGGGTGCTGGTTTAGGTATAGGTAACAATGCTATAAAAGCGTTAGCCAAACTTGGCTTAGTTGATCAAGTCATTGATGCTGGACGAAAACTTGAAGCTATGATCATTTATGATGAAAATGGCAAACAGATCAATAAAATGGATACGAAGTTGATCAGTGAACGATTTGGTACAGATAATGTGTCCATTCATAGAGCCGAATTACACGAAATCCTCCTTAGAAATCTCAAGGAAAATACCGTTTCATGCGGGAAAAAGTGCGTCGATTTCTTTCAAGATGAAAATGTAGTCAGGTTAACGTTTGAGGATGGTAGTGAGGCAACAGCTGATTATGTTATTGCTGCAGATGGAATTCATTCTGTATTCCGGAAAAAACTTATCCCTAATTCATTTCCCCGCTATGCTGGTTATACGTGCTGGAGAGGTGTTACCGAGGTAAATCAAAGTACACTTTTTCAGAACGTAGCTTCAGAAACGTGGGGACGTGTTGGGCGGTTTGGCATTGTTCCATTGGCCGGGGAAAAAGTATATTGGTTCGCCTGTGTAAATGCACCACAGCATGATCCGAAAACTGCCAAGTTCAGAAAAAATGATCTCCATACTCTTTTTAAAGATTACCATTTTCCTATCCCTGAGCTAATCAATCTAACTAATGATGAAGCCATTATTCATAACGACATTATTGATATTGCGCCTATTAAGCAATTTGCATTCGGAAAAATCCTTCTCATTGGGGATGCTGCACACGCTATGACCCCCAATATGGGGCAAGGAGCTAGTCAAGCTATAGAAGACGCTATTATTCTAGTATCATGCGTCAATAAATTCCCTAGTATTGAAGATGCCTATCATCATTTTGAAAAATTGAGAGTAAAGAGGACAGCTAAAATAACGAATATGTCCCGATGGATTGGACACGTTGCGCAGTCAAGAAATCCTATCTTTATAAAAATAAGAAATAATTCAATGAGACGTGTATCTCCAGCAAATCAGTTAAAAAGATTGAAATTTCTTTACGACATTAAACTTGATTAG
- a CDS encoding NADP-dependent oxidoreductase, giving the protein MRAVIINEYGSKDVLVEQEVPKPEIKANQVLVEVYATSINPIDWKLRAGYLKGMLDWTFPIILGWDVAGKIVEVGDEVKHFQIGDEIFARPDTTPKGTYAEFTTVDEDLLAKKPSNLTFEEAASIPLAGLTAWQCLVDQTKVKEGDKVLIHAGAGGVGSLAIQMAKHIGAYVATTASGKNEAYVKQLGADEFINYREQQFEEVLSDYDVVIDTMGGEILNKSFQILKPGGRLVTIAGQPDPALMEKYQVTASSYWLTPNGKQLAEIGELLEKGIVKPQIGSVFGFSAEALQEAHELSETNHAKGKIVIKVK; this is encoded by the coding sequence ATGCGTGCGGTTATCATTAATGAATATGGTAGTAAAGATGTGTTAGTAGAGCAGGAGGTGCCAAAACCAGAAATAAAAGCAAATCAAGTACTTGTTGAGGTTTATGCAACTTCCATTAACCCAATTGATTGGAAGCTTCGTGCGGGTTATTTGAAAGGCATGCTAGATTGGACATTCCCGATCATCCTTGGTTGGGATGTTGCTGGGAAGATTGTTGAAGTTGGAGATGAAGTGAAGCATTTTCAGATCGGGGATGAAATATTTGCACGGCCAGATACGACTCCGAAAGGAACATACGCGGAATTTACGACTGTGGATGAAGATTTACTGGCTAAAAAGCCTAGTAACCTAACATTTGAAGAAGCGGCTTCTATTCCATTAGCAGGCCTAACTGCTTGGCAATGTTTAGTGGATCAGACAAAAGTCAAAGAAGGAGATAAAGTACTCATCCATGCGGGTGCAGGTGGTGTCGGAAGTTTAGCCATTCAAATGGCAAAACATATAGGTGCGTATGTTGCTACTACAGCAAGTGGAAAAAACGAAGCCTATGTAAAACAGCTAGGGGCAGACGAATTCATTAATTACCGTGAACAACAATTTGAAGAAGTATTAAGTGATTATGATGTAGTTATCGATACTATGGGTGGCGAGATTTTAAATAAAAGCTTCCAAATACTTAAACCAGGTGGGAGATTAGTAACAATTGCCGGACAACCTGATCCAGCCTTAATGGAAAAGTACCAAGTTACGGCAAGCTCCTATTGGTTAACGCCTAATGGGAAACAGTTGGCTGAAATAGGTGAATTACTGGAAAAAGGAATCGTTAAGCCACAAATCGGTAGTGTTTTTGGCTTTTCAGCAGAAGCGTTACAAGAAGCACATGAGCTAAGTGAAACAAATCATGCTAAAGGGAAAATTGTTATTAAAGTTAAATAA
- a CDS encoding carboxymuconolactone decarboxylase family protein, with amino-acid sequence MSQRVSYYQIASDGLKNMLEMEKYIKTTAIERKLRELINIRVSQINSCAYCLNIHTADARKIGETEQRIYCVSAWQECEFYTEAEKALELAEHVTLIPTKRVPEELYHRVRAHYDEKQYVDLILIINQINSWNRISISMGNIATEK; translated from the coding sequence ATGAGTCAAAGAGTTTCATACTACCAAATCGCATCTGATGGATTGAAAAATATGTTGGAAATGGAAAAATACATAAAAACGACGGCAATTGAGAGAAAACTTCGCGAGCTCATCAATATTCGCGTTTCGCAAATAAATAGCTGTGCTTATTGCTTAAATATACATACAGCAGATGCACGAAAAATCGGTGAAACAGAACAAAGAATTTATTGTGTTAGTGCTTGGCAAGAGTGTGAATTTTATACGGAAGCTGAAAAAGCGTTAGAGTTGGCAGAGCATGTGACATTAATCCCTACAAAGCGTGTTCCAGAAGAGCTTTACCATCGTGTACGAGCTCATTACGACGAGAAGCAGTATGTTGACCTTATTCTGATTATTAATCAAATTAACAGTTGGAACAGAATATCTATTTCTATGGGGAATATAGCAACTGAGAAATAA
- a CDS encoding NAD(P)/FAD-dependent oxidoreductase, translated as MNIYDCIIVGAGPAGLSSSLTLGRARRKIAVFDDGTNRNRVTHESHGFITRDGITPQKFKEIGLNEVKQYPSVSYFHATISEITKDSSNELLIVKTTDSQEFVTEKIILATGIQEVFSFENVRSYYGKSLFSCPYCDGWELRDQPLIVWAEKEEHVLHMAKLVYNWSKDLMVVTNGVQLSKEGTEELEKRHIQIISEQVKNLIGDDGYLQKIEFVSGKTINRSGGFVVPSFYRPNQFAEKLGCEVEENGAVVTDGFGRTTEKNIYIAGETEKSGPSSLIISAADGNKAAVAVNTDLTMERF; from the coding sequence GTGAATATTTATGATTGTATTATTGTTGGAGCAGGACCTGCTGGATTAAGCTCAAGTTTAACATTAGGAAGAGCAAGAAGAAAAATTGCTGTATTTGATGATGGTACAAATAGAAATAGAGTTACGCATGAGTCACATGGATTTATTACACGAGATGGTATTACACCCCAAAAGTTTAAAGAAATCGGATTAAATGAAGTAAAGCAATATCCATCTGTATCCTACTTTCATGCAACGATTAGCGAAATAACAAAAGATTCTTCTAATGAACTACTGATTGTTAAAACTACAGATAGTCAAGAGTTTGTTACTGAAAAGATTATTTTAGCAACAGGTATTCAAGAGGTATTTTCTTTTGAAAATGTTAGAAGTTATTATGGGAAAAGTCTTTTTAGTTGCCCTTATTGTGATGGCTGGGAGTTAAGAGACCAACCATTAATTGTCTGGGCGGAAAAAGAAGAGCATGTATTGCATATGGCAAAACTAGTCTATAACTGGTCTAAGGATTTAATGGTAGTGACAAATGGGGTACAACTATCTAAAGAAGGGACTGAAGAATTAGAAAAACGACATATACAAATCATATCGGAACAGGTAAAAAACTTAATAGGTGATGATGGTTATCTTCAAAAAATTGAATTTGTATCAGGTAAAACGATTAACAGATCAGGTGGATTTGTTGTACCATCCTTTTATCGCCCTAATCAATTTGCTGAAAAGCTTGGGTGTGAAGTGGAAGAAAATGGAGCAGTGGTAACGGATGGATTTGGTCGAACAACAGAAAAAAATATCTATATTGCTGGTGAAACTGAAAAATCCGGTCCTTCTTCATTAATTATTTCTGCTGCTGATGGTAATAAAGCGGCGGTTGCTGTCAATACAGATTTAACGATGGAACGATTTTGA
- a CDS encoding Rrf2 family transcriptional regulator: MKYSKATNYALHTMVFLAVVTPEKHVGVHQLAERQEVSTTYLSKILTKLVKAGMVESISGANGGYKLRPNWESISFLDIIQAIEGPTSLFDYCVGHNPDCLIQQVMISAEEKMLNELKQKKIVDIAKQMAVAP, from the coding sequence ATGAAATATTCAAAAGCGACGAATTATGCACTTCATACGATGGTATTTTTAGCAGTTGTTACTCCTGAGAAACATGTAGGTGTACATCAACTGGCTGAACGTCAAGAAGTTTCTACTACGTATTTGTCCAAAATTTTAACTAAGCTCGTTAAGGCAGGAATGGTTGAATCCATTTCCGGTGCTAATGGGGGGTATAAGTTAAGACCTAATTGGGAGAGTATATCTTTTTTAGATATTATTCAGGCAATTGAAGGTCCAACATCACTATTTGACTATTGTGTAGGTCATAATCCTGACTGTTTGATCCAACAGGTCATGATCTCCGCAGAAGAAAAGATGTTGAATGAATTAAAACAGAAAAAAATAGTAGATATAGCAAAACAAATGGCGGTGGCTCCATAA
- a CDS encoding DMT family transporter, translated as MNEHLVPNLKIILAMMIVGSSVVVGKLIVQSFPVFLASELRFLVASIILIPLLIKLEGIPSISMRDLWILFLQALFGVFFFNILMLYGLTITTAIEGGIITSTLPAVTAGLAFLFFKEQLAKRGIVAILFAILGTLTINLSGSLLTVEQGAFPLLGNFLIFGAVMSEALFILFGKYVAQRVSPLAISTIVSVFGAVLFLPFSLYEGYQFQFEDVSITEWGFVLYFGVVVTVIAFILMYQGVSKVPASTAGVLTAVLPMSTVILSVLILGEEISFIHLVGISFTLAAIYLISKPMENTASAN; from the coding sequence TTGAACGAACATTTAGTCCCAAATTTGAAAATCATTTTGGCTATGATGATTGTAGGGAGTTCGGTTGTAGTAGGAAAACTCATCGTTCAAAGTTTTCCTGTATTCTTAGCATCCGAGCTTAGATTCCTTGTCGCAAGTATTATTTTAATTCCATTATTAATAAAACTTGAAGGCATCCCTTCAATTAGTATGCGAGATTTATGGATTCTTTTTTTACAAGCATTATTTGGTGTATTTTTCTTTAATATTTTGATGTTATATGGGCTTACAATAACTACCGCAATTGAAGGTGGAATCATTACAAGTACACTACCAGCAGTGACAGCGGGGCTTGCCTTCCTATTCTTTAAGGAGCAATTGGCGAAAAGAGGAATTGTCGCGATTTTGTTCGCAATTTTAGGAACATTAACCATCAATTTATCTGGGTCCTTGTTAACCGTTGAACAAGGAGCTTTTCCTTTACTTGGTAATTTCCTTATTTTTGGAGCCGTGATGAGTGAAGCGTTATTTATTCTATTTGGGAAGTATGTCGCACAGCGAGTTAGTCCTCTCGCTATTTCAACGATTGTCAGTGTTTTTGGTGCAGTTTTATTTTTACCTTTTTCTCTTTATGAGGGTTACCAGTTTCAATTTGAAGATGTATCTATTACAGAGTGGGGGTTCGTACTCTATTTTGGTGTGGTTGTAACTGTCATTGCTTTTATTTTGATGTACCAAGGTGTTTCAAAAGTTCCTGCAAGTACCGCTGGAGTATTAACAGCTGTTTTACCAATGAGTACTGTCATTCTCTCTGTATTAATCTTAGGTGAAGAGATTTCCTTCATTCATCTTGTAGGAATTAGTTTTACTTTAGCAGCTATTTATTTGATTTCAAAACCAATGGAGAATACTGCAAGTGCAAATTGA